The Mucilaginibacter mallensis genome has a segment encoding these proteins:
- a CDS encoding TIGR01777 family oxidoreductase translates to MQKHILLTGGSGLIGGDLTKLLLAQGYKVSHLSRSPGKDPRVKSYLWDVHKGEIDEACIDGADTIIHLAGEGVADKRWTNKRKQELVESRTKSIRLIYELLRKKAHKINTVISASATGYYGDRGDILLTEDSKPADDFLAECCIAWEKAVDEGEELGLRIVKFRTGVVLNKKGGALPQLANPIKWYVGSALGDGKQWIPWIHWHDVVRLYLYAIMHNKLAGTFNMVAPVPVTNEEMTSAVAKYLHKPLWAPKVPAFVLDTLLGEMSTIVLGSTKVSPQKIEETGFKFEFPELDSALKEIYG, encoded by the coding sequence ATGCAAAAACATATATTATTAACAGGCGGGTCGGGATTAATTGGGGGTGATCTAACTAAATTATTGTTAGCACAGGGGTATAAGGTAAGCCATTTAAGTCGTTCGCCGGGGAAGGACCCAAGGGTGAAATCCTATTTGTGGGATGTGCATAAAGGCGAGATAGACGAGGCCTGTATTGATGGCGCTGATACTATAATTCACTTAGCCGGTGAGGGAGTTGCAGATAAACGCTGGACGAATAAGCGCAAACAGGAGTTGGTTGAAAGTCGCACCAAATCGATACGGTTAATATATGAGCTGCTCCGGAAAAAGGCGCATAAAATTAATACGGTTATATCAGCATCGGCCACGGGTTATTATGGCGACAGGGGCGATATATTGTTAACTGAGGACAGCAAGCCTGCGGATGATTTTCTGGCTGAATGCTGCATAGCATGGGAAAAGGCCGTTGATGAGGGCGAGGAATTAGGCTTACGCATAGTAAAGTTCAGAACAGGGGTAGTGCTCAATAAAAAAGGAGGGGCTCTGCCACAACTGGCTAATCCGATAAAATGGTATGTTGGTTCGGCATTGGGCGATGGTAAGCAATGGATACCCTGGATACACTGGCACGATGTGGTGAGGCTATACCTGTATGCTATTATGCATAATAAATTAGCAGGTACATTTAATATGGTAGCGCCTGTGCCGGTAACCAATGAAGAAATGACCAGTGCAGTTGCCAAATACTTGCACAAGCCCCTATGGGCGCCAAAAGTACCCGCGTTTGTATTAGATACTTTATTGGGCGAGATGAGCACGATAGTGCTTGGCAGTACCAAAGTATCACCACAAAAAATAGAGGAGACCGGGTTTAAGTTTGAATTCCCTGAGCTGGATAGTGCGTTGAAGGAGATCTATGGATAG
- a CDS encoding Dabb family protein yields the protein MSLNNTFVHHVHFWLKDKADLQKFIEGLNLLRPITHIRDIHIGVPADTHRDVVDRSYDVSLLILFDDKAAQDAYQDDPIHLIFVDGYAKPLCARVVVQDSVNV from the coding sequence ATGTCATTAAATAACACATTCGTTCATCACGTACATTTCTGGCTTAAGGATAAGGCAGATCTGCAAAAATTTATTGAAGGTTTAAATTTATTGAGACCCATTACTCATATCCGCGATATACATATTGGCGTGCCTGCCGATACGCATCGTGATGTGGTAGATCGCTCTTATGATGTATCCTTACTCATTTTATTTGACGATAAGGCAGCACAGGATGCTTACCAGGATGACCCAATACATTTAATATTTGTTGATGGTTATGCTAAACCATTATGTGCCAGAGTGGTAGTACAGGATAGCGTGAACGTTTAG